The nucleotide sequence CGAGGGAATCGCTGATCCTCATGGACGACAAAGCATTCGTGGTGAGTATCAGAAATCGGACAGTCATAACTGCCGTGGATGGGGATAGCCTCAAGGAGAACGTGTTTACGAACATAGACAGTGCAGTGATAGTCTAGAAGCTCAGCTCTTCGGAACCTAGATACTCAAAGGGCCGGACCTCTGTGAGGAAGCCCTAGGCCGCCTGCTACTTGGGCGGCCAGCGCAAACCAGAAGCAGAAACGGAGGTCGAGACGAAATGATGCGTTCAATGTTCGCGGGCGTTTCTGGAACTCGCGCTCATCAGGTGCGAATGGACGTGATCGGGAACAACATCGCCAACGTGAACACCGTCGGTTTCAAGTATGGAAGGGCGACTTTTCAGGACATGCTTTCGCAGACTCTCAGAGGCGCGAGCAGCCCGAAGGGGAAGAGGGGCGGAATCGACCCGATGCAAGTGGGTATGGGCGTGTCCCTGCGATCCGTCGATATAGTGTTCACCCCGGGGAACCTGGAGTCGACCGGGAAACTCACTGACATGGCGATTCAGGGGAACGGGTTCTTCGTGGTTCGCGATGCCTCTGATGCCCTTCTGTTCACGAGGGATGGGGCGTTCAAGATCGATGCCTTCGGGCAGCTCACTCATCCGGCGACAGGCTACCAAGTCCAGGGATGGATGGCCGATGCCTCTGGGAAAGTCGATTCAAAAGGCGAGCCTGAGGCCATCTCGATACCTCTAGGAACAAGCATGAACGCAACTGCAACATCTGAGGTTGGATTCGTGGGCAACCTCGATGCAGGCGCCGCGACTGCTGCCTCGTCGGATGCGGCGATTCCGGTGTACGATTCCCTAGGGGAGCAGCACACTGTGAGGGTCAGCTTTACGAAGACAGCGAATCCAAGGGAATGGACATGGAACGCCACCTTCGACGGCGGCGCCGGATCGGTCGGGAGTGGGACGATTACGTTCAAGAATGACGGCAAATTCGACTCTGTCACACCTACACCTTCCACCGTGTCTGTTGCGAGCCTTCCCAACGGGGCAAAGGCTCTATCTATCGACATGGACTTCAGTGCGCTCAGCCAGTACGGGCAGGCTTCATCTGTGAGCTGGAGCCATCAGAACGGGTTCCCAGCCGGCTCGCTGGAGACCTTCAACATCGACGACCGTGGGATCATCACGGGCGTGTACTCAAATGGGCAGTATGATGTGATCGCTCAGATGGCTCTGGCATCGTTTGCAAACTCAGAAGGCCTGATGCGTGCGGCCGGAAACATGTTTGTGCAGACGACGAACTCTGGAACTGCTCAGGTGGGCGAGGCCGCCATGGGTGGCCGCGGCTCGATACTTGGCACTACTCTGGAGATGTCCAACGTCGACTTGGCCAGGGAGTTCACGGACATGATCGTTACCCAGAGGGGATTCCAGGCAAACTCCAGGGTGATCACGTCAGCTGATGAGATGCTTCAAGAGCTTCTGTCGCTCAAACGGTAACCACGTGTAGCGGGCATCTGGGATTTCTCGCAGGGAGGGACGGGGCTTCCCCTCGCCGGGTGCGACGCTCGCGCCCCTCCCCACGAGGTCTGCGCAGGGGGGATTAAGTGGTGATAAGTGTAACCAAACTGAACGGTTCGCCGATATTCATTAATGCGGAACTGATAGAGTCGATTGCCGCCACTCCTGATACGGTGATCACGCTTACTACGGGAACAAAGCTGATCGTATCGGAGCCGGTTGATCGGCTAATCGACGACATCATCCACTACCACCGCCTTATCAACCGGCGCGCGGTAATCGTCCGGAACTGGGCGGATAGATCGAGGTAGAACTATGGACATTTCGACCATCATCGGATTCGTGTCAGGGACGTTCTTCATAATATGGGCGATCATGCAGAGCAAGGTTGGGCTCGGGCCGTTCTGGGATTTCCCCTCGGTTCTGATCACAATCGGGGGCTCGGCGGCCGCCGTCATGATCTGCTTTCCGCTGTCCGCACTTAAGGAACTCCCCAAGATGATGATGATCGCTTTCAAGCCGGGCACTTACAATCCACGCAGTGTAATAGAGAAGATAGTGGAACTCGCTGAGAAGGCCAGGCGCGAGGGCCTTCTCGCACTCGAGGATAGTATCGCCGGCGCCGACGACCTGTTCCTGAAGAGAGGAATACAGCTTATAGTCGATGGCACAGACCCCGAACTGGTCCGCGACATTCTGGAGACTGATCTGAACTACATTGAGGACAGGCACAAGTCGGGCAAGAGCATATTCGATGCCATTACGGCCTATGCGCCCGCCTATGGCATGATAGGAACGCTCATAGGCCTGGTGCAGATGCTGCGATCCCTTGACGATCCAAGCCAAATCGGGCCCGCCATGGCCGTAGCCTTGGTGACCACATTCTACGGTGCGATTGTCGCCAACTTCATCAGCGGTCCAGTCGGCGCCAAGCTTGCGATAAGAAACTCCGAGGAAATCCAGTTCCGTGAGATGATGTTGGAGGGCATTCTCTCCATCCAATCGGGCGAGAACCCCAGAATCGTGGAGGAGAAACTGATGGGATTCCTCGCTCCTCGCGAGCGCACGATGGCGGCCAAGGAAGCGGAGACGCGCCGTGGCGGCCGGGGGCAGGCGGCTGGAACCGTGGCTGAAGAGACTGGCGGAGGCGTGACTGGTCGATGAACGGGCGCTAGGAGGCGAGCTAGGAGGTGAGCTAGGAGGTGAGGATGGATGGGCAGACACAAGAAGGAAGATCCGCCGAGCGCCGGCGCTCCCCTATGGGTTACGACGTATGGGGACATGATGTCATTGCTTCTTACGTTCTTCATCCTGCTGTACTCATTCTCTGTTCTGGATCTCCAGCGTTTCAGGCAGGCGATGATATCGCTTCAGCGGGCGTTCGGCGTCCTGCCGGGGGGAACTGCAGTGCTTGACCCTGGATCGATCCCCATTCAGCCAGAGCCGCCTCCGCCGGAGGCCATGGATGAGTACGTTGACGATGGGGGCGGACAGGAGACAATGGACGAGCTGGGTCTTCTGCAGGTGGAGCTCACCCAGTACCTGGCCGTACAGGGGCTTGCCGGCAGGGTAAAGGTGGAGATGACGAAACGGGGCCTCCTAATCCGTTTCACCGACACTGTTCTGTTCGACTTGGGCCGGGCGGAATTGCGTTCCGATTCGAGGAAGCTTCTCAAAGACATGGCGCAGTTCATAGCGCCCATCAAGAATGCTGTGATCGTTGAGGGCCACACCGACAACCTACGTCTTCGCCCGGAGGCTCAGTTCGCTACCAACTGGGAGCTTTCCACTGCACGTGCAACTACGGTCGTGCGGTACTTCGTAGAGGGCCTGAGCATGAAACCTGGTCGATTCTCTGCGGCTGGCTACGGCGAGTATCATCCGATCATGCCGAACGACATTGATGCCAATCGTGCCCTGAACAGGCGCGTTGACCTAGTGATAATCGCATCCGAATGACTTGGCCGCTGCAGAAGCGGATCATGGAGGAGAAGGGTATGGCCAAAGGAGGGCCGGGCAAGGCAAGCAAGACATTGGTCACTGTGATTACGGTACTGGTGCTGCTCATTGCAGCGGGAACTGTCGGCTACGTCATAGTCCGTGGCAAACCGGCGAAGGGAGATCCAGGATCCAACGGGGCTTCGAACAAAGCCGGATCTAACACAGACTCGGTCGAGGCGGAACTAGGACCCATGTACGCGTTTGAGACCTTCATCGTGAATGTGGCAGAGGCGATGAACCGCAGGTACCTCAAGTGCGCCCTCACCATGGAGCTGGATAATGCCGCTGGCACGGCCGAGGCAGTGGCGAGAGTCGCACTACTGCGCGATGCGGTGATCGATATCCTGTCGGCGAAGACCATGGCGGAACTGGAGCCTGGGCCTGCAAGGGACGAGCTCAGGCGGGCGCTGGCGAAGAAGCTCGATTCCGTGATGACAGAATCCCGCGTTCGGCGGGTGTTCTTTAGCGAGTTTGTCGTGCAATGAGCAGGAGTTGTTGTATGTGACTGAAGTACTGACCCAGGAGGAGATCAATGCTCTCCTCACTCAGTTCTCGAAAACTGATGAGGCGGTCGAACCGAGGGAGGGCGCCATCGATGGCAAGACGTACCGGGTGTACGACTTCAAGCGCCCCAACAGATTCTCCCGGGATCAGCTCAGAACTATACACATGTTGCATGAGACGTTTGCCCGGTATTTCGCCACAACACTCTCTGCACACCTGCGCACGCCGGTGAAGGTTACCCTCACCGACGTGCAGCAGCGCATATACGACGAGTACATGTCGTCGATGAGAGCGCCTGCCGTTCTCTACGTGTTCACGCCAGAACCCCTGGACGGACAGGCTGTGATGGAATTCAACCCGTACATCGTCTTCATCATGATCGACAGGCTCATGGGCGGACCAGGGCGAGTGAGAGGCAAGATCCGGGAACTCACGGAGATCGAGGAGAACCTGGTCAGAGCCATAGTTCTTCGGTCAATGGATGACCTGAGGGAGGCCTGGGACCCCATGCTCAGGTTTGACCCGCATATCGACAGATACGAATCCAACCCGCAATTCGCGCAGATCGTATCGCCCAATGACACTGTGGTTCTCATGACATTCGATGTCAAAGTGGGAGATGCTTCAGGATCGATGAGCATCTGCATGCCCCACTCCACACTCCAGCCTGTTCTTCAGAAACTCAATGCCCAGCAGTGGTACCAGAAGGGCGGCAAGATAAGCTCTGAAAAGTCCACTAGTGCGATAGCCGCTGGGCTCGATAATGTGAAGGTCCCGGTTATCGCCGTGCTCGGCAAGGCTTCAGTGCCCATGCGTGAGATGCTCGATTTGCAGGTTGGAGATCTGATACGTCTCGATGAGCGTTCATCGGGGAACCTCACGGTGATCGTGGGGCAGACTCCGAAGTTCATCGGAATACCGGGGCTTGTTGGCAAGAGTTGCGCAGTTCAGGTCATCGATAGGGCGGGAGACCAAGTGAAAGGAAGCATTCAAACGGAGAGGCGGGAGTCGCAATGAACGGCATGGAGAAGACAGACGCCGCGTGGGCTGACACTGAGACCGGGGACGACGATATTCCCACTTTCGACCTCACGCCAGAGACGCCAGAGACCAACGAGGCCAAGGCGCCGCTGGTCTCTAGGTCCGCGGGTCCAAAGGCATCCGCGCCTGAAACGCCTCCACCTGCTCCCGCGCCTGAGGTGCGCCCGGTGCAGTTCATGCCGTTCGACGACCTCCGCTCCGGCAGGGGAAACAGCAATATCGATCTGCTCATGGACGTGCCCTTGCCTGTAGTGGTTGAACTAGGACGAACCAGCATGCTGGTGAAGGAGATCCTGTCGCTTGGCCCAGGGTCCATCATCGAGCTAGACAAGGCTGCAGGGGAGAACGTGGATATTCTCGTGAATGGAAGGCTCATAGCCAAGGGCGAGGTCGTGGTGATCGAGGAGAACTTCGGAGTCAGGATCGTGGAGTTCGTAACCACACCAGAGAAAGCTGTGCAGTGAGGACATGCAGGAGAGTACTGGGCAACTGCTGCTTCGGACCGGGGGCGCTCTGGTCGTAGTCATCGGACTCATCTACTTCACGGCCTACCTGGGCAGACGTGCGCAGGCTGCCGGGCTGATCAGGGGGTCGGCACGGAGAAGGCGCATCATGGTGGTGGATACGGCGCGAATCGGGCCTGATGCATATCTCCACCTGGTCGAGGTGGACGGGAGGACGGTCCTGGTGGCAGTGAACCGTGGGTGTGTGGCCTTTGCGCCTGGAGATCACAGCGCCGGGAAGGATTCCTGCGCCTGCCCCGCCGGCGCCGGAGGAATTGGCATGGGCGCTTCAAAACATTCGGATTCCTCTGATGTCGCAGACGGCGGGGTGAGGGCTGAATGAAGGCCAGAGTACGTGGAATTAAATTCTGCCTCACGGGGTTGTCCATTGCGGGAATGGCGTTTGCCATTACCCTGATCATTTCCATGGCGGCTGAGTGTGCGCCTCTTCGGATACCCGGGATGAGCCTCGCCATCGATACCGCCGACAATCCGAAGGAGGTCGCGGGCGCCCTTCAGATACTGGCGCTTCTGACTGTGTTGACGCTCGTGCCTTCCATACTGTTGATGATGACTTCATTCACGCGGATCGCCATAGTGCTGTCGTTCGTTCGATCTTCCATGGGGACTCAGCAGGTCCCCCCGAACCAGGTGCTCATCGGCTTAGCCCTTTTCATCACCTTGTTCGTGATGATGCCAGTGTTCGACCAGATGAACCGGGAGGCGCTACAGCCGTATATGGCGGGGAAGCTCAAGCAGGAGGAGGCGCTGGCCAAGGCCGCAGGCCCGATCCGCACCTTCATGCTGAAGCAGACTCGCGAGAAGGATCTTGCGCTGTTCGTGGATCTGGCAGGGCTAAAGCAGCCCAACAAGCCAGATGACCTTCCCCTTCACGTGGTGATTCCGGCATTCATGATCAGCGAACTCAAGACGGCTTTCCAGATGGGATTCGTAATCTTCATACCATTTCTTGTCGTCGATATGCTGGTGTCCAGCATCCTGATGTCCATGGGTATGATGATGCTGCCGCCCGTGCTGATATCCCTCCCATTCAAGGTGCTCCTGTTTGTGCTTGTGGATGGATGGGCGCTCGTCGTTAAGTCCCTTGTCGAGAGCTTCGTGCGGTAAGGAGATAGGGAGGCAGGCGTATGAACGAGGCTACGGTAACATCAATAGCTGTTCAGGCACTCGCCGTGGCGTTCAAGGTGAGCGCGCCAGTGCTCCTCACTGCACTTGTCGTTGGCATAGTGGTGTCGGTTCTCCAGGCTGCCACGCAGATCCAGGAGATGACCCTAACGTTTGTCCCGAAGGTGCTTGCTATCGCTGCGGTCATGCTTCTTGCTGGTCCATGGATAATGAGGACCATGGTGGGATTCACGAGGGACTTGTTCGGCATGATGACGACTTTGGCTAAGTAGGTGGCGGGTTCGATGCACGGGGCGACTATCGGCCTTTCTGAACGGGATTTTCTCATATTCCTGCTGGTGCTTGTGAGGATGACCGGCCTCTTCGTCATCGCCCCTGTGTTCGGCCATGCCAGCCTGCCGCGGCAGGTCAAGGTGGGCTTGGCAGTCGCAAGCGCCATCTTCGTGTTTCCTTCGGTGTTGGGGTCGAATTCCCAGGCGCCAGGCGATACTGCTGAGCTAGCCCTTATGGTCGGACGCGAACTACTGGTGGGGACCGTGATCGGATATATCGCACTCCTCATATTCGCCGCGACTCAGATGGCAGGTGAGCTCGTAGATACGCAGATCGGATTCGGGCTTGCGAACATAGTGGACCCATCATTCGGAGGGCAGGTCACTGTCATCGGCCAGTACCAGTTCCTGATCGCGACGATGCTCTACCTGACTGTGAACGGACATCACATTCTAGTGGGCGCGATCGTGAGGAGCTACGGCGCAGTGCCCTTGGGAAGCGCGAGTATTGGCCCGGAACTCCTGACTCTTATCATTGCGAAGTTCTCGGAACTGCTCAAGATCGCAGCGAGAATGGCGATCCCGGCAGTGGCATGCCTGATAATCACCGAGATTGCCCTTGGCGTGCTGGCGCGGTCTGTCCCCCAGATGAACGTGCTGATGGTGGGGTTTCCCCTCAAGATCATCGTCGGTTTCGTCGTCATGGGGTTGGCGGCGCCGGCTATCTGTGGGTACATGCAGGGGGTGTTCGGGAGACTTCCGGAATCCCTCAGCGCGGTACTGAGATCGTTCTGACAGCGCAGTGCCAGGTTGTTTTCTGAGCATGCAGAAGCTCCGGATATCAGCGAGGGATGTGAGGGCGTTTGGCGGGAGAAGACAGGACAGAGCAAGCAACACCACGAAGGCGCGAAGAGTCGCGCAAGAAGGGGCAGGTGGCCAGGAGCGCAGAGCTATCCGCCGCCCTCAACTTCATTGTGTGCCTGTATGTGCTGCAGTCCTCCTTCTCGTTCGCCAGCCGGACCCTTGCGAGCTTCATGTCGGCCAGTATGTCGGGGCTTGCCATGGCGGACCTATCCGATGCTGCAAGCCTATCGATTCTGGGCAATGCGCTCATTACAGTCCTGATGGCCGCCGCGCCAATCGTGCTTGCGGCCATGATCACCGGGGTTGCGGCGAGTGTGGCTCAAGTAGGCCTCCTGCTCACTCCGCAGGCATTCACCCCGCAGCTTTCCAGGATCGATCCCTTGGCCGGATTCGGGCGCATGTTCTCCAAGCGGGCCGTGGTGGAGATGCTCAAAGCCGTGGCAAAGGCGATCGTGATCGGCTACTTCGGTTACACGGGGCTCAGGGCTAGGATGCCTGATCTGGTCATGGCGGCGTCGATGGATCTGGGTGAGGGGTTGGCGACCGCAGGCAACACAGCCATGTATGTTGGAACCCACATGGCCATCCCACTGCTCACCCTTGGAGCTATCGACTATGCATATCAGAAGATCGAACTGGAGCGAAACCTTCGGATGACCAAACAGGAGCTCAAGGAGGAACTTCGGCAGCAGGAAGGCGACCCGCTCATTCGCTCCAGGATCAGGCAGCGCCAGAGGCAGATAGCGACCCGCAGGATGATGCAGGACGTGAAGACCGCGGACGTGGTCGTGACTAACCCGACCCACTATGCGGTGGCAGTGAAGTACGATCAGGAGAAGATGAACGCACCGCGGGTGGTTGCCAAAGGCCAGCGGCTGATCGCGCTGAGAATTCGTGAGATTGCGCAGGAAGCTGGAGTGCCGATTGTGGAGAATCCTCCAGTCGCACAGGCTCTGTACCATTCAGTGGAGATCGGACGGGAGGTCCCCCCAGAGCTATACCGGGCGGTTGCCGAGATCCTGGCCTTCGTTTTCAAGCTTGCCAAGGAGAGAGGGGCCTCAGCCGGAGGCGCCAATGCGCGTTCGAATCCGCAGGGCGACACTCAGGTCAGCGGAAGTGGGGATGGAGAGGAGGGGAGCAACGGATGGCTGATCTAGGGCAGGGCGAAAACGCAGGCGCAGGAACTGGGGCTGGAACGAACGCACTGTCGGCGTTGCTCCAGTATCTCAAGGGCGGCGATATCGCCATGGCGGCCATCGTCATGGCCACGGTCATGATGATGGTTGTCCCGATTCCATCGATTATCCTCGATATTCTACTTGCGCTGAACCTCGCGTTCTCGCTTGCGATACTTCTTGTGACAATGTACATCACTGAACCCCTTGAGTTCTCTGTCTTTCCATCGCTGCTTCTCATCGTGACCCTCTTTCGGCTGTCTTTGAACGTCTCAGCCACCAAACTGATACTGCTCAAGGGCAACGCGGGTTCGGTTATCGAGGCATTCGGAAACTTCGTGGTGGGGGGCAACTACATAGTCGGGCTCGTCATATTCCTCATCCTCGTTATCATCCAGTTTGTGGTGATTACCAACGGCGCGGGGCGCGTGGCTGAAGTGGCCGCAAGGTTCACTCTAGATGCGATGCCGGGCAAACAGATGAGCATCGACGCGGATCTGAATGCAGGCATGATCACTGAGGATCAGGCGCGACGGCGTCGCCTCAAAATCCAGCAGGAAGCGGATTTCTACGGCGCGATGGATGGCTCCAGCAAGTTCGTGCGGGGTGACGCCATTGCGGGAATCATCATCATCGCAATCAACATTGTGGGAGGAATCCTCATCGGCATCGTGCAACTTGGGATTCCCGCAATGGAGGCCTTTGAGCGGTTTGCCCTGCTTACAGTGGGAGACGGACTCGTGAACCAGATACCGGCCCTACTGATCTCGACTGCCACTGGCATCGTAGTGACGAGAGCGGCATCCGAATCAGACCTAGGCCACGACTTCCAGGCTCAGATGCTTGCGCAGCCCAAGGCCGTGGGGATTGCGGCTGTGCTCTTGTTCGCAATTGGATTGGTTCCCGGCCTTCCCAAGGTCCCATTCCTTCTGCTGGGCGGCACGGCTGCGTGGTACGCCTACGGCCTGGCCAAGAAGGCCAAGGAGAAGGAGGAGGGGCCTCCAGATGAGGGCGTTCCTGTGAGGCCGACCTCCGATGAAGGAGAGGATGTGATGGCGCTCCTGCGGGTGGAGACAATGGAACTCAACTTCGGGTACGCTCTCATTCCTCTGGTCGATGTGGACCAGGGAGGCGACCTGAAGGATCGAGTTGCTGCAGTCAGGCGGCAGATCGCGCTGGAACTCGGCATTCTGGTGCCGTCGGTGCGTATCCGTGATGGTGTGCAGGCTAGGCCCAACGAGTACATTGTGAAGATCAAAGGGGTGGAAGTGGCGAGGGGAGAGGTCATCCCCGACTGCTTCATGGCGATGAACCCCGGCACTGCAACTGGGGACATCGACGGCAGCCCAACCAGGGAACCCGCCTTTGGCCTCCCGGCAGTCTGGGTTGCCGGCGCTCGAAGGTCGGAGGCCGAGATGATGGGCTACACTGTGGTGGATCCTGCCTCGGTGATCGCAACGCACCTGTCGGAGATCATTAAGGCCCATGCCCCTGAGCTCCTATCCAGGCAGGATACCCGGAACCTTGTGGATAACGTGAAGAAGACCTCGCCAGCCGTGGTGGAGGAACTGATTCCCGCGCAGATGAGCGTGGGCGAAGTGCAGCGAGTCCTTCAAAACCTGGTGAGGGAGAGGATATCCATTCGAGACCTCACTACTATACTGGAGGCCTTGGGTGATGCCTCAGGCGCCTACAAGGATGTGGACGCTCTTACGGAGTACGTCAGATCCAGGCTGGGCCGATCAATCTGCGCGCAGTACGCGGGGCCGGATGGAATGTCGGTGCTTACGATAGAGCCATCACTGGAGCAGCAGCTTCTTGAGTCCCTCGACATAACCGAGCATGGCGCCTATCTGGCGCCTGAGCCAAAGGTGTACAGGGCTTTGATGTCGAGCCTGGCCTCTGAGAGCGAACGGATGGCTGCTTCAGGGCTACAGCCCATGGTGCTAACGGCGAGCAACCTCAGGCCGCATTTCCGCCGCCTGATCGAGAGGGCCGCTCCTGCAGTGGTCGTCCTTTCCTACACTGAAGTGGTGCCGGAAGTAAGGGTAAATGCAGTCGGGATGGTGAGTTTGGGCAATGCGGGCTAAACGATACGAAGGTGCAACGATGAAAGAGGTCCTCTCCCAGGTGCGGCGGGACCTCGGGCCAGAGGCCGTGATCCTGGAAGCGCGGCAGTGTCGTGGGCATGGGCTCGCGGCTCTGCTGAGTCTGCTCCGCATACGCCCTGTGTGCAGGTTCGAAGTACTAGCTGCAGCGGATGGCGATCCGGAGCCCTGCGAAATGGAGTTCGGGGCAGCCCTTGAGCGCGCGGAATCCCGCGGCGCTGCTCCAACTAACCAGCCAGGCCAGATCGGGCAGACTGGCACAGTGGACGGAGCGGGCGCAATGGGTTCACCACGCTCGAACGGCGGCATCAGGACGCCTGGTGTGCCCAGTGGAGGCAGTCTGCGGGCTACTCTTTCAGTGTTGGCCAGGGAATCGGCTGCAAGAGGACGGGCCGCGGCGCTGTCGCCAGAGATGGCAGATCTCTACGCGCTTCTGCTTGATGAAGACGTATCAGAGGAGACTGCATTTCGCCTAGTTAGCAGGCTTGGCCTGGAATCCCCCGGCGTTCCTCCGCCCGGCATTGAACTCAGGCAATGGGCAGCCCACGCTGTCTCGGCGATGACGCCGGTCTCCGGACCGATGCAGCTGATTAGGGGCAGGCGGAAGGTAGTCGGATTCATCGGCCCCACGGGGGTGGGCAAGACGACCACCATAGCGAAGCTAGCTGCCAACTTCGTTCTCGTGGAAAAGGCGCGGGTTGCACTCATCACTGCTGACACATATCGGATCGCCGCGATTGAGCAGGTTCGAACGTACGCGGATATCATAGGAGTTCCGTGCGAGGTGGCGTACTCGGCGAAGGATATGGGGGATGCGCTAGCGAAACATGCGGATAAGGAAGTAGTCCTTATCGACACCGCTGGGAGGAGCCCGAACAATCCGACACGAATGTATGAACTGCGAGGCATGATGGATGCTGCGCTTCCCGAAGAGACCCATCTGGTTCTTTCCGCGACCACACGAAGGCAGGACCTAGATAATCTCGTCGAGCGTTTCTCAGGTGTGGGGTTCGATAAGGTCATCCTCACCAAGCTCGATGAGAGCACGAACATCGGAGCGGTGTTCAATGTGGCCGCCAAATCTGGAAAGCCGTTCTCATATCTCACGACCGGACAAGGTGTGCCTGAGGATATCGAGGCCGCGACCCACTCTGTTCTGGCGCAGATGCTATCAGACAGGTGGCGAACGAGGCAGTGAGCACGGATAGTGGATTCCCGACGCATGGAAGCGGATGTGGGAGGGTTGACAACATGTCTGATCAAGCTGCAGAGCTCAGGGGAATGGCACAGGAGGTCGGTGATGTCCGGACGCGCCAGCAGCGGACCAAGAAGAGCGCGGACGACTCGGTGAGAGTAGTGGCCGTTACCTCAGGGAAGGGCGGCGTTGGCAAGACGAACTTCGTGGTGAATCTGGCGATGGCCCTGGCCGACATGGGCATGCGAGTCAGCATACTCGATGCCGACCTCGGGCTTGCCAACGTGGATGTGCTTCTAGGGCTGCCTGTAAGGCACAATCTGCATCATGTGCTCAATGGCACGTTGTCGCTCGAAGATATCGTCGTCAGAGGTCCGCGGGATATCGAGCTCATTCCTGGAGCATCTGGGCTGCGCGAGATCGCGGATATGGACGACGCCTCCCGGGCCAATCTCATCGGTGCGCTCGCCAGAGCGGTCCGCGGGCGCGACATTCTGATTGTGGACACGGGCGCCGGGATGTCGAAGAATGTCATGGACTTCGTGCTCTCGGCGCAGGAGACCATCGTGATGACTGCGCCGGAGCCAACAGCAATGGCGGACGCCTATGCTATGATAAAGGTGATCTCCAGGGAAAACCCCAGCGCGGCAGTGCGGGTTGTGGTCAACATGTGCGCTAGCCGCGATGAAGCCAAGAATGTCGTTGAGCAGCTCGCTCTCCTGGCCAGCCGCTTCCTCAGCTTCACCTTCGAGCCGTTGGGATACATACCCATCGATTCCTGTGTGGCCAAGGCTGTGAAGCAGCGCCAGCCCTTTGTCCTGGCATATCCCTACTGCCCTGCGTCCGGGGCTATGCTTTCGATAAGCCGGAAGTTCCGCGGAATGGACCGGCCCGATGCGCATGAACCGGGGATCACCCCGTTCATCAAGAGGTTTCTAGGTATGACGGCTCCGGACTATCTGCTTTGAGAGAGTGGTTTAGAAATGCGGGCGCCAAACCTCCGCACAGATTCGCGCATACGGATCAGGGCCAGGGATCTCGATGGCTCGCCGAAGTTCGCCACTAAGGTGGAGAGTCCATCTGATCGTGGCCTTTGGATCTATGCGCCGTATACCGACGATTACCA is from Clostridia bacterium and encodes:
- a CDS encoding motility protein A gives rise to the protein MDISTIIGFVSGTFFIIWAIMQSKVGLGPFWDFPSVLITIGGSAAAVMICFPLSALKELPKMMMIAFKPGTYNPRSVIEKIVELAEKARREGLLALEDSIAGADDLFLKRGIQLIVDGTDPELVRDILETDLNYIEDRHKSGKSIFDAITAYAPAYGMIGTLIGLVQMLRSLDDPSQIGPAMAVALVTTFYGAIVANFISGPVGAKLAIRNSEEIQFREMMLEGILSIQSGENPRIVEEKLMGFLAPRERTMAAKEAETRRGGRGQAAGTVAEETGGGVTGR
- the fliP gene encoding flagellar type III secretion system pore protein FliP (The bacterial flagellar biogenesis protein FliP forms a type III secretion system (T3SS)-type pore required for flagellar assembly.), with the translated sequence MAAECAPLRIPGMSLAIDTADNPKEVAGALQILALLTVLTLVPSILLMMTSFTRIAIVLSFVRSSMGTQQVPPNQVLIGLALFITLFVMMPVFDQMNREALQPYMAGKLKQEEALAKAAGPIRTFMLKQTREKDLALFVDLAGLKQPNKPDDLPLHVVIPAFMISELKTAFQMGFVIFIPFLVVDMLVSSILMSMGMMMLPPVLISLPFKVLLFVLVDGWALVVKSLVESFVR
- a CDS encoding flagellar motor protein MotB; its protein translation is MGRHKKEDPPSAGAPLWVTTYGDMMSLLLTFFILLYSFSVLDLQRFRQAMISLQRAFGVLPGGTAVLDPGSIPIQPEPPPPEAMDEYVDDGGGQETMDELGLLQVELTQYLAVQGLAGRVKVEMTKRGLLIRFTDTVLFDLGRAELRSDSRKLLKDMAQFIAPIKNAVIVEGHTDNLRLRPEAQFATNWELSTARATTVVRYFVEGLSMKPGRFSAAGYGEYHPIMPNDIDANRALNRRVDLVIIASE
- a CDS encoding flagellar basal body-associated FliL family protein, producing MAKGGPGKASKTLVTVITVLVLLIAAGTVGYVIVRGKPAKGDPGSNGASNKAGSNTDSVEAELGPMYAFETFIVNVAEAMNRRYLKCALTMELDNAAGTAEAVARVALLRDAVIDILSAKTMAELEPGPARDELRRALAKKLDSVMTESRVRRVFFSEFVVQ
- a CDS encoding flagellar biosynthetic protein FliO, whose translation is MQESTGQLLLRTGGALVVVIGLIYFTAYLGRRAQAAGLIRGSARRRRIMVVDTARIGPDAYLHLVEVDGRTVLVAVNRGCVAFAPGDHSAGKDSCACPAGAGGIGMGASKHSDSSDVADGGVRAE
- the fliM gene encoding flagellar motor switch protein FliM; the encoded protein is MTEVLTQEEINALLTQFSKTDEAVEPREGAIDGKTYRVYDFKRPNRFSRDQLRTIHMLHETFARYFATTLSAHLRTPVKVTLTDVQQRIYDEYMSSMRAPAVLYVFTPEPLDGQAVMEFNPYIVFIMIDRLMGGPGRVRGKIRELTEIEENLVRAIVLRSMDDLREAWDPMLRFDPHIDRYESNPQFAQIVSPNDTVVLMTFDVKVGDASGSMSICMPHSTLQPVLQKLNAQQWYQKGGKISSEKSTSAIAAGLDNVKVPVIAVLGKASVPMREMLDLQVGDLIRLDERSSGNLTVIVGQTPKFIGIPGLVGKSCAVQVIDRAGDQVKGSIQTERRESQ
- a CDS encoding flagellar FlbD family protein encodes the protein MISVTKLNGSPIFINAELIESIAATPDTVITLTTGTKLIVSEPVDRLIDDIIHYHRLINRRAVIVRNWADRSR
- a CDS encoding flagellar hook protein FlgE; this translates as MMRSMFAGVSGTRAHQVRMDVIGNNIANVNTVGFKYGRATFQDMLSQTLRGASSPKGKRGGIDPMQVGMGVSLRSVDIVFTPGNLESTGKLTDMAIQGNGFFVVRDASDALLFTRDGAFKIDAFGQLTHPATGYQVQGWMADASGKVDSKGEPEAISIPLGTSMNATATSEVGFVGNLDAGAATAASSDAAIPVYDSLGEQHTVRVSFTKTANPREWTWNATFDGGAGSVGSGTITFKNDGKFDSVTPTPSTVSVASLPNGAKALSIDMDFSALSQYGQASSVSWSHQNGFPAGSLETFNIDDRGIITGVYSNGQYDVIAQMALASFANSEGLMRAAGNMFVQTTNSGTAQVGEAAMGGRGSILGTTLEMSNVDLAREFTDMIVTQRGFQANSRVITSADEMLQELLSLKR